Part of the Bradyrhizobium sp. AZCC 1721 genome, GCGGCGCGCCGAAGAAGGTGAGGCCGCCGGTCACCGTCGGCTGCACGTCGGGGCCCAGGCCGAGTGTCCGCCGCGCCATCTTGGGTACGCAGGGAAAGCAGCTATAGAGCTCGATGGCATCGAATTTCCTGCCGTCGCCCTCGACCAGGTCCATCACCGCCTTCAGCACCGCGTTCTGCGGATGGCTTTCGTAAAACTGGTCGCGCACCAGATAGTCGCGCGGCTCCTCCGCCGACGCGCCGCCGATCGGATAGACCAGCCGCTGCTCGGCCACGCCGGCCGCGCGCGCTTTCGCTAGCGACGTCAGCAAGACAGCCCCGCCCATGTTCACGGTCGGGTTGGCCACCATCAGTTTTGTGTACGGCCACGCGATCAGCCGGTTCTCCGGCGTCGGCGTGATGATCTCTTCAGGTGCAAAACGCTTCTTCAGCCACGAATTTGGATTTTCTGACGCCACTTTCGAATAGGTCGACCATAGCGCGCCGGATTCGGCGAGCGCCTCGCGCGGCGTCTGGCCCCAATGCGCTGACGTGGCGGACTCATAGAGCGGATAGACGGTGATGGGGCGGAACACCCCGAGCTTCACCGCCATCGGCTTCTGAAACGCCGCGCCGCGCTTCGGCTCCTCGACGTCATGGGCGAACGGCGTCCATGGCAGGGCGATGCCGCCGCGCTCGGCCTTGGTTGCGGTGGATTGCGCTTCCGCGCCGCAGACCACCGCCACGCTGCACTCGACGCGCGCGATGCGCTTTGCGGCTTCGTGAATGTAGCGGATCGGGCTCTCGCCACCGACCGGGCCGTAATAGCAATGCGCCGGCGCAGCACCAAGCTTTGCTGCGAGCTGCTTCTCGGGATCGCGGTAGCGCCAGCTCAGGAAATTGACGACGTCGAGCGAGCCGAGCTCGCCGAGCAGTTTTGCGCCGCTATCGGCTTCCGCGCGCCGCACCGCCTGCTCGAGCAGTGCCAGCGGTTCGAGGCCGGCGGCGATGTCCCTTGGCCGGTCGACGATTTCGCCGACGCCGACGATGACGGGAATGCGGTCTTCGGAGAGGGGGGAGTTGTTCGACATTTCTTCTTGTTTCGCTTTCGATCGATCAATTCGTAACTTGTTGTTCCGTCATTGCGAGGAGCGCAACGACGAAGCAATCCATACCTCCACATGTTGCGCTATGGATTGCTTCGCTTCGCTCGCAATGACGGGGTGAGAGCCGTCACTCCTCCATCAGCATGTTCATATGCTCCACCGCGTCGGCAAAATCTTCCTTGAACTCCTGCACCACTGCGCCGGCCGACTTCACGCTGTCGATCAGGCCGACGCCCTGGCCGACGAAGTAAGTCACGAGATCGCGCGCCTGCACATTGCCGGCGGCGGCCGCGCGGTCGATCGAGTTGAAGGCGTCGCGGCTGATGATGCTTTGCAGCGGCATCGGCAAGGCGCCGGGGCTATCCGGTCCGCGGTCCCATGCATCGGTCCAGACCGACCGCAATTGTCGTGCCGGCTTGCCGGTGCGACCCTTGGAGCGCACCGCGTCGCGCGAGGATGCGGCGATCATCTTCTCGCGGAAAATTTCCGTGGTCTCCGATTCCACCGTCGCCAGCCACACCGAGCCGGTCCAGGCGCCGGCCGCACCCATCGCCATGCAGGCCGCCATCTGCTTACCTGTCATGATGCCGCCGGCGGCCAGCACCGGCACGTCGCGGACCGGCTTGATCGCCTTGATCACCTCGGGCACCAGCACCATGGTCGAGACTTCGCCGCAATGGCCGCCGGCCTCGGTGCCTTGCGCAACCAAAATATCGACGCCGGCAGCGACCTGCCGCAGCGCGTGCTCTTTCGAACCAACGAGCGCCGCCACCGGCACGCCATGCTTGCGGCCCATGTCGATCATCTGTTTCGGCGGCACGCCGAGCGCGTTCGCAATCAGCTTGATCTGATGGCGAAACGAGACCTCGAGCACGTCAAGCGCGCGCTGCGCGTCGAACGGCTGCGGCTGGTTGTCGGCGACATTGGTCGTCGTCAACTCGACGCCGTATTTCTTCAGCAGGTTGCGGGTGAAATCGCGATGCTGCGGCGAAATCCGCGCCTCCAGGCTCTTCCAGGTGACGTCCTTTTCGCCCGCGGTCGAAGTGTTTTCGGGGATCAGCACGTCGAGCCCGTAGGGCTTGCCATCGGTGTGATCGTCGATCCATTTCAATTCCTGCTCGATCGTCTCGGGCGAATGCGCGGTCGCTCCCAGTACGCCAAACCCGCCGGCGCGGCTGACGGCGGCAACGACGTCGCGGCAATGGCTGAAAGCGAACAGGGGAAATTCAATTCCCAGCATGTCGCAGATTGGCGATTTCATGGTGACCTCCCGGCGGCAGCATTCCAGATTGCTGCTCGGCTTTCCGCGCGACGCTAGCCCATCGGAGCCTTGCATGCCAAGCGGCCTCACTCCTCCTCCTGAGGAGGGCTTGCAATTCCATCTCGCAAAATATGCAGAGCACGGCCGCCGATTTGCGTCTTGCGCTTTGCTGCTATCGAGAGAATGCTGCCAATCAACCAAAAAGAACGTTTCAGGGAGCCCGTCTTCATGTCCGCCATGATGTCCGCCATGCCGTCCGCCGCCGCCAAATTGCCCGAGGCCTACGACGTCGTCGTGGTCGGCGCGGGCTTCGCCGGCATGTATATGCTTCACCGGTTGCGCGGGCAGGGGATGACGGCGCGGGTCTACGAGCAGGGCTCGGGCGTCGGCGGCACCTGGTACTGGAACCGCTATCCCGGCGCGCGCTGCGACGTCGAGAGCATGCAGTATTCCTATTCATTCTCGGAAGAGCTGCAGCAGGAGTGGGACTGGAGCGAGCGCTATGCACCGCAGCCGGAGATTTTGAAATACGCCAACCACGTCGCCGACCGCTTCGATCTGCGAAGGGACATCCAGTTCGACACCTGCGTCGATCGTGCCGAGTTCGACGAGGCGACCTCCCTCTGGTCGGTAACGACTTCGGACGGCAAAACGGTGTCAGCAAAATTCGTCGTGCTCGCCACCGGCTGCCTGTCGAACGCGCGAATGCCCGACATCAAGGGTCTCGATCGGTTCACGGGCAAGGTCTACCACACCGGCCACTGGCCGCATGAGGAAGTCAATTTCACCGGCCAACGCATCGGCGTCATCGGCACGGGATCGTCGGGGATTCAGTCGGTGCCGGTCATCGCCGAACAGGCCAGCCATCTGACGGTATTTCAACGCACCGCAAATTTCTCGATTCCCGCCCGCAATGCGCCGCTGACGGAACAGGAGCGGCAGAAATTTCGCGCCAACTATCCCGAGATCCGGCGCTTCGCGCGCGAGGTCGCGAAGAACGGCATCTATACCGAGATGCCCGACCGCGGCGCGCTCGATGACGGCGACAACGAGCGCCGTGCGAAGTACGAGGCGCGCTGGAATCACGGCGGGCTTACCTTCATGTCGGTCTACAACAATCTTGCGCTCGACAAGACTGCCAATGACACCGCTGCGAATTTCGTCCGCGAGAAGATCGCAGGCATCGTCAAGGACCCGGAAACGGCAAAACTATTGCAGCCGAACAACCATCCGATCGGCTCAAAACGCATTTGCATCGACACCGATTATTTCGCGACCTTCAACCGCCCAAACGTGACGCTGGTCGACATCAAGTCGAATCCGATCGAAGAGATCACCGAAAACGCCGTGCGCGTGGCCGGCAAAAACTACGAAGTCGACGCTCTGGTGTTGGCGACCGGTTTTGACGCGATGACGGGATCGGTGGCGAAGATCGATATCAAGGGCTGCGACGGGCAGACGCTGAACCAGAAATGGGCCGCGGGCCCGCGCACCTATCTCGGCCTGATGAGCGCAGGCTTTCCCAACCTCTTTATCGTCACCGGCCCCGGCAGCCCGTCGGTGCTGTCCAACATGATCGTGTCGATCGAGCAGCATGTCGACTGGATCACCGACTGTCTCGCTTACATGCGCGATCGCGGGCTCGACACGATGGAGGCCGCCACCGAAGCCGAGGACAAATGGGTCGCCCATGTCAACGAGGTTGCCTACACCACGCTCTATCCGCAGGCCAATTCCTGGTACATGGGGGCCAACGTCCCCGGCAAGCCGCGCATCTTCATGCCCTATATCGGCGGCGTCGGCCCCTACCGGCAGATCTGCAACGACGTCGCGGCCAAGGGCTATCAAGGATTTGTGATGGAGCGGGCGGAGGCGCCGCGCAAGGCGGCGGCCTCGTAATCGCCGTCATTGCGAGCGCAGCGAAGCAATCCACCTTACCACGCAAAGAAAGAAGAATGGATTGCTTCGTCGCTACGCTCCTCGCAATGACGGACTCCGCAGCCGCCGCGTTAACACCTCAACAAACCGGTCGGCATCGGCTTCGTCATTATAGACGTGCGGCGACACACGCATGCGCCCCAGCCGCGTTGCGACATAGACGCCTTCGCTT contains:
- a CDS encoding acetyl-CoA acetyltransferase; translation: MSNNSPLSEDRIPVIVGVGEIVDRPRDIAAGLEPLALLEQAVRRAEADSGAKLLGELGSLDVVNFLSWRYRDPEKQLAAKLGAAPAHCYYGPVGGESPIRYIHEAAKRIARVECSVAVVCGAEAQSTATKAERGGIALPWTPFAHDVEEPKRGAAFQKPMAVKLGVFRPITVYPLYESATSAHWGQTPREALAESGALWSTYSKVASENPNSWLKKRFAPEEIITPTPENRLIAWPYTKLMVANPTVNMGGAVLLTSLAKARAAGVAEQRLVYPIGGASAEEPRDYLVRDQFYESHPQNAVLKAVMDLVEGDGRKFDAIELYSCFPCVPKMARRTLGLGPDVQPTVTGGLTFFGAPLNTYMTHAAIAMVRKLREGGKLGLLYGQGGFVTKHHGLVLSREAPKGPLAQDTSVQAEADRNRRPVPDFVTEASGKGKVESFTVIYKGKGEVEHGVVMLRTEQDARALARVPAGDAATLKHLLNMDQTPVGSVGDIVAADDGVLEWRAG
- a CDS encoding nitronate monooxygenase, producing the protein MKSPICDMLGIEFPLFAFSHCRDVVAAVSRAGGFGVLGATAHSPETIEQELKWIDDHTDGKPYGLDVLIPENTSTAGEKDVTWKSLEARISPQHRDFTRNLLKKYGVELTTTNVADNQPQPFDAQRALDVLEVSFRHQIKLIANALGVPPKQMIDMGRKHGVPVAALVGSKEHALRQVAAGVDILVAQGTEAGGHCGEVSTMVLVPEVIKAIKPVRDVPVLAAGGIMTGKQMAACMAMGAAGAWTGSVWLATVESETTEIFREKMIAASSRDAVRSKGRTGKPARQLRSVWTDAWDRGPDSPGALPMPLQSIISRDAFNSIDRAAAAGNVQARDLVTYFVGQGVGLIDSVKSAGAVVQEFKEDFADAVEHMNMLMEE
- a CDS encoding flavin-containing monooxygenase — translated: MSAMMSAMPSAAAKLPEAYDVVVVGAGFAGMYMLHRLRGQGMTARVYEQGSGVGGTWYWNRYPGARCDVESMQYSYSFSEELQQEWDWSERYAPQPEILKYANHVADRFDLRRDIQFDTCVDRAEFDEATSLWSVTTSDGKTVSAKFVVLATGCLSNARMPDIKGLDRFTGKVYHTGHWPHEEVNFTGQRIGVIGTGSSGIQSVPVIAEQASHLTVFQRTANFSIPARNAPLTEQERQKFRANYPEIRRFAREVAKNGIYTEMPDRGALDDGDNERRAKYEARWNHGGLTFMSVYNNLALDKTANDTAANFVREKIAGIVKDPETAKLLQPNNHPIGSKRICIDTDYFATFNRPNVTLVDIKSNPIEEITENAVRVAGKNYEVDALVLATGFDAMTGSVAKIDIKGCDGQTLNQKWAAGPRTYLGLMSAGFPNLFIVTGPGSPSVLSNMIVSIEQHVDWITDCLAYMRDRGLDTMEAATEAEDKWVAHVNEVAYTTLYPQANSWYMGANVPGKPRIFMPYIGGVGPYRQICNDVAAKGYQGFVMERAEAPRKAAAS